GCACCGGGCTGGTGGTGCCGAGCATCAAGGCCGCGGACGGGTCGGGCACCCACCGGCTGTACGGCTTCCGCGACATCCTCATGCTCAAGGTCGTCAAGCGGCTGCTCGACGTGGGCATCTCGCTGCAGCAGATCCGGGCCGCGATCCTGCACCTGCGCGAGCGCGGCGTCGAGGATCTCACCTCCGTCACCCTCATGAGCGACGGCGTCTCGGTGTACGAGGCCATCTCCGATGAGGAGATCATCGACCTGGTCCACGGCGGCCAGGGCGTCTTCGCCATCGCCCTGGGGCGCGTCTGGCACGACCTGGAGGGCAACCTCGCGGCGCTGCCGACCGAGCGCGCCGTCGAGCAGCCGGCCGCGCCCACCCGCGTCGACGAACTCGCGGCCCGGCGCGCCGCCCGCACCGCGGGCTGACGCGTCCCGCGCCGTGGCCGAAGCACTCCCGGCCGCGCGATAGGTTGGGGGCAGTCTCTCCACCCGGGTGGCAGGCGCCCGGCCCCGGCGAGGCGAGGAGTGAGCCATGGAACCGTTCGAGATCCGTCACCTCGGCCCCGACGCCGCCGACCGCGAGGCGATGCTGCGGCGCGTGGGTCACACGAGCCTGGACGCGCTGACGGACACGGCTCTGCCCGACGACATCACGATGAGCGAGCCGCTCGAACTGGCGCCCGCGGCGTCCGAGGCCGGCATCCAGGCCGAACTGCAGCGCATGGCCGCGGCCAACCACCCGGGGCGCGCGATGATCGGGCTGGGCTACCACGGCACCCTCACCCCCGCGGTGATCCGCCGCACGGTGCTGGAGAACCCCGCCTGGTACACCGCCTACACCCCCTACCAGCCCGAGATCAGCCAGGGCCGCCTGGAGATGCTGCTCACCTTCCAGACCGTCATCACCGACCTCACGGGGCTGCCGTCGGCGGGGGCCTCGCTGCTGGACGAGGGCACCGCGGTGGCCGAGGCGGTCGGCGTGGCGCGCCGCAAGCAGCGCAAGGGCTCCGTCGTCCTGGTCGACGAGGGGATCCTGCCGCAGTCGCTCGCGGTGCTGCACACCCGGGCCCGCGCGCTGGGCATCGAGGTCGTCGTCACCTCCGACCCGCTGGAGGGCCTGCAGCGCCACGACGCGTTCGCGGTCGTCCTGCAGACCCCGGACGCCGACGGCTCGGTCCGTTCGGTCGAGGAACTCACCACGATCGCCGCCAAGGCGCACGAGAACGACGCGCTGGTCATCGCCGCCGCCGACCTGCTGGCGCTGACGCTGCTGCCCGCGCCTGCGTCCTGGGGGGCCGACATCGCCGTGGGGTCGACCCAGCGCTTCGGCGTCCCGCTGTTCTACGGCGGGCCGCACGCCGGCTACATCGCCGTGGGGGAGGGGATGGAGCGGCAGCTGCCGGGCCGCCTGGTCGGGTTGTCGCAGGATCGACACGGGACGCCGGCGTTCCGGCTGGCCCTGCAGACCCGGGAGCAGCACATCCGGCGCGAGAAGGCCACCTCGAACATCTGCACCGCCCAGGTGCTGCTGGCCGTCGTCGCGGCCTCCTACGCCGTCTACCACGGCCCCGAGGGCCTGCGCGGGATCGCGTCCGACGTCGCCCGCAACGCGCGGCGCCTGGCCGCGGCGATCACCACCGCCGGCCACCCGCTGGTTTCGGACACCTTCTTCGACACGCTCACCGTGCACACCCAGGGCGCCGCCCCGCGGTACGTGCGCGCCGCCCGCGAGCGCGGCATCCACCTGAGGTTCGTCGACCTGGACCACGTCGGCATCAGCGTCGGCGAGGACGCGACCGAGGCGGACCTGGCGGCCGTCGCGGCCGTCTTCGGCGGGGCGCTCACCGACGCCGAGGCCGGGTCGCTGGGCCAGCCCGAGCGCGAGCCCGGCTACCTCGGCCACCCCGTGTTCCACCGCTACCGGTCCGAGACCGAGATGATGCGCTACCTGCGCGCCCTGGCCGACCGCGACTTCGCCCTGGACAAGGGCATGATCCCGCTGGGCTCGTGCACGATGAAGCTCAACCCGGCCGCCGCGCTGGAGCCGATCAGCTACCCCGGCTTCGCGAACCTGCACCCCTTCGTGCCGGCCGCGGACGCCCAGGGCTACGCCGAGCTGATCGCCGACCTGGAGGCGCAGTTGGTCGCCATCACCGGCTACGACCGGGTCAGCCTGCAGCCC
Above is a window of Propioniciclava coleopterorum DNA encoding:
- a CDS encoding MerR family transcriptional regulator encodes the protein MVNASEAKVPSTAGLQDVLFEGDFAPMPEDIGFRGPIACNAAGITYRQLDYWARTGLVVPSIKAADGSGTHRLYGFRDILMLKVVKRLLDVGISLQQIRAAILHLRERGVEDLTSVTLMSDGVSVYEAISDEEIIDLVHGGQGVFAIALGRVWHDLEGNLAALPTERAVEQPAAPTRVDELAARRAARTAG
- the gcvP gene encoding aminomethyl-transferring glycine dehydrogenase, producing the protein MEPFEIRHLGPDAADREAMLRRVGHTSLDALTDTALPDDITMSEPLELAPAASEAGIQAELQRMAAANHPGRAMIGLGYHGTLTPAVIRRTVLENPAWYTAYTPYQPEISQGRLEMLLTFQTVITDLTGLPSAGASLLDEGTAVAEAVGVARRKQRKGSVVLVDEGILPQSLAVLHTRARALGIEVVVTSDPLEGLQRHDAFAVVLQTPDADGSVRSVEELTTIAAKAHENDALVIAAADLLALTLLPAPASWGADIAVGSTQRFGVPLFYGGPHAGYIAVGEGMERQLPGRLVGLSQDRHGTPAFRLALQTREQHIRREKATSNICTAQVLLAVVAASYAVYHGPEGLRGIASDVARNARRLAAAITTAGHPLVSDTFFDTLTVHTQGAAPRYVRAARERGIHLRFVDLDHVGISVGEDATEADLAAVAAVFGGALTDAEAGSLGQPEREPGYLGHPVFHRYRSETEMMRYLRALADRDFALDKGMIPLGSCTMKLNPAAALEPISYPGFANLHPFVPAADAQGYAELIADLEAQLVAITGYDRVSLQPNAGSQGEFAGLMAVRSFHEANGQPERTVCLIPASAHGTNAASAAMAGMDVVVVKTAEDGSIDFEDLTAKIDKHADKLAVIMITYPSTHGVYEARVRELCELVHAAGGQVYVDGANLNALMGLAQPGKFGADVSHLNLHKTFAIPHGGGGPGVGPVAVREHLAPYLPNHPLVPDAGPVTSYGPISAAPYGSAGILPISYAFIAMMGPALREASQGAVLAANYVAARLSERYPILYTGEGGLVAHECIVDLRPLTKRTGVTVDDVAKRLIDYGFHAPTMSFPVAGTLMVEPTESESLAELDRFCEAMLSIADEAERVASGEWPADDNPLHNAPHTLAEVTADAWDHPYPRSLAAHPAGVKLGAVSTGARDRYWPAVARIDGAFGDRNLVCSCPPMDSYQ